ATGTTCTGCTTTCTAAAGCCGTTGATAAACGAAGACTAATCATTTCTCCGCCCCTAAATAAGTTGCGATTTGAATAAACTAAGTTTCCACGTAAACCTAAATCGCCCGAAGTGTTTGTAACGTCGGTTTCAATGGTATAAGATTGTGTTTTTGTTCTTGATAATCTGATGGAAACATCTAATGGAAGGGTATTAGATTTTGTTGTAATACTATCTTCAGTAAAACTGATATTAACGTATTTATAAATTGGAAAACGATTTAGCTTTTGATATGATCTTTTTAATTCTTTTACATTGAATAAGGAGTTATTTTCTAAAAAAATAGATTGACCTATAACTTTAGGTCGGATTTTTAAAGTGTTGTAATAAATAAAATAATACTTATCAAAGCTATTATCTCCTCTGTCGGAAGGAATATTTATAAGCAGTGTGTCCGGTTCATAATCAAAAATAGCTAAAGGGTCGTAGTTAGGATAAATATAAATATCTCTTATCGAATAGAGTTGATGTTCTTGTGCTTTTGTGGAATCGTTTTTTATTTTAGCAGGTATATTAATTTCAGCAATTATTGATAAGCTTTGGTTGTTGAAAGCACTATCCACACTATAATTTATATAGTTTTTGTTAAATCGATAATATCCAATAGACCGTAGATGTTCTGTAATCCTGTCTCTTTCGTCATCAAGAAGATACGAGTTGTATACTTCTCCTTCTTTAATCAGCGTTTCATTTGAAACGGAAGCTATTTTTTTTAATATGTTTGTATCAGTTGATATCCACTCAAAGTGGTTAATTGTATAAGGTTTATAAGGTTTAATTATGTATTCAACAGTAGTTTTTTTGTCTTTGGTTTTATAGTTAATATCTATTTCGGTATTGAAATAAGATAGGTTGTTTAAAAATGATTTCATTCTTTTGGCAGATTCTTCCGAAGAATACTTGTCGAGAAAAACAGGCTCGTCTCCAAAAACACGTAAAATCCACTTATTGAACCAGCCTTCTTTATCTTTAAGTGCGTAATATATTCCAACGTTATTGTAGAAAAAACCTAAAAATTTTGGTGTTGGCTGCTGTATAATATAGTCTTCTAAAGGAGCTGAGCGAATAGACTTATCGGTATAGATTATGTTATTTTTATGCAGTAGATATTCGTTATCAGCCAAATTCTTGCTTACATTACAAGCACTGAGCATTGTGAGCATTAAACCAATTAATAAGGG
This sequence is a window from Bacteroidales bacterium. Protein-coding genes within it:
- a CDS encoding BamA/TamA family outer membrane protein, with product MLTMLSACNVSKNLADNEYLLHKNNIIYTDKSIRSAPLEDYIIQQPTPKFLGFFYNNVGIYYALKDKEGWFNKWILRVFGDEPVFLDKYSSEESAKRMKSFLNNLSYFNTEIDINYKTKDKKTTVEYIIKPYKPYTINHFEWISTDTNILKKIASVSNETLIKEGEVYNSYLLDDERDRITEHLRSIGYYRFNKNYINYSVDSAFNNQSLSIIAEINIPAKIKNDSTKAQEHQLYSIRDIYIYPNYDPLAIFDYEPDTLLINIPSDRGDNSFDKYYFIYYNTLKIRPKVIGQSIFLENNSLFNVKELKRSYQKLNRFPIYKYVNISFTEDSITTKSNTLPLDVSIRLSRTKTQSYTIETDVTNTSGDLGLRGNLVYSNRNLFRGGEMISLRLSTALESRTYSNYETTNDNLLFNTMEYGLYLSLRTPNFLTPGKKIRFSKYLAPKSIFQLSYNFQTRPSYQRHIANTSFGYEWDLGQHSLHRLFPVDLSIIKIFPSPEFQANLDTLTNIRYKDQYTDHFIAALKYSLIYNTQKSNKWENFTYLLFRFEIAGNLASLINDMSNVELNPEGYYTLFGIRHAQYVRGEIDFRHFYALPNKHGFIYRTIIGIGIPYGNSSALPFEKGFYSGGANGMRGWAYRTLGPGGYSENSINEFDKMGEIKLEASVEYRFPLFWYLNGALFADVGNIWLLKENELFPDGNFKWNNFTDQLAVDGGLGFRFDFEFFIIRLDAAVKFRDPARESGKRIVFDKTKFSDIFWNFGIGYPF